In the genome of Pseudorca crassidens isolate mPseCra1 chromosome 12, mPseCra1.hap1, whole genome shotgun sequence, one region contains:
- the SYT4 gene encoding synaptotagmin-4: MAPIATSREEFDEIPTVVGIFSAFGLVFTVSLFAWICCQRKSSKSNKTPPYKFVHVLKGVDIYPENLNSKKKFGADEKNEVKNKPAGPKNSLRLDLEKRDLNGNFPKTNLKAGSPDLENVTPKLFSEGEKEAVSPDSLKSSTSLTSDEKQEKLGTLFFSLEYNFEKKTFVVNIKEARGLPAMDEQSMTSDPYIKMMILPEKKHKVKTRVLRKTLDPAFDETFTFYGIPYTQIQELALHFTILSFDRFSRDDIIGEVLIPLTGIELTDGKKLMNREIIKRNVRKSSGRGELLISLCYQSITNTLTVVVLKARHLPKSDVSGLSDPYVKVNLYHAKKRISKKKTHVKKCTPNAVFNELFVFDIPCEGLEEISVEFLVLDSERESQNEVIGRLVLGAAAEGASGEHWKEICDYPRRQIAKWHVLCDG, encoded by the exons ATGGCTCCGATCGCTACCAGCCGGGAAGAATTTG ATGAAATCCCCACAGTGGTGGGGATCTTCAGTGCATTTGGCCTGGTCTTCACAGTCTCTCTGTTTGCATGGATCTGCTGTCAGAGAAAATCATCCAAATCTAACAAGACTCCTCCATATAAGTTTGTGCATGTGCTAAAGGGAGTTGATATTTATCCTGAAAACCTAAACAGCAAAAAGAAGTTTGgagcagatgagaaaaatgaagtaaaGAATAAACCAGCTGGGCCAAAGAATTCTTTGCGTCTTGATCTTGAGAAGAGAGATCTAAATGGCAATTTTCCCAAAACAAACCTCAAAGCTGGCAGTCCTGACCTGGAGAATGTGACCCCAAAGCTTTTCTCAGAAGGGGAAAAAGAGGCAGTTTCCCCTGATAGCTTAAAGTCCAGTACTTCTCTTACTTCAGATGAGAAACAAGAGAAGCTGGGAACCCTCTTCTTCTCCTTAGAGTATAACtttgagaagaaaacatttgTGGTAAATATTAAAGAAGCCCGTGGCTTGCCAGCCATGGATGAGCAGTCGATGACCTCTGATCCATACATCAAAATGATGATTCTCCCAGAGAAGAAGCATAAAGTGAAAACCAGAGTTCTGAGAAAGACCTTGGACCCAGCTTTTGATGAGACCTTTACATTCTATGGAATACCCTACACTCAGATCCAAGAGTTGGCCTTGCACTTCACAATCTTGAGTTTTGATAGGTTTTCAAGAGATGATATAATTGGAGAAGTCCTTATTCCTCTCACAGGAATTGAATTAACTGATGGAAAAAAGTTAATGAACAGAGAGATTATCAAGAGAAATGTTAGG AAGTCTTCAGGACGTGGTGAGTTACTGATCTCTCTCTGCTATCAGTCCATCACAAACACTCTCACTGTGGTTGTTTTAAAAGCTCGGCACCTGCCTAAATCTGATGTGTCTGGACTTTCAG ATCCCTATGTCAAAGTGAACCTGTACCATGCCAAAAAGAGAATCTCCAAAAAGAAGACTCATGTGAAGAAATGCACCCCCAATGCAGTGTTCAATGAACTGTTTGTCTTTGACATTCCCTGtgagggtcttgaagagataagTGTTGAATTTCTGGTTTTGGATTCTGAAAGGGAATCCCAAAATGAGGTAATTGGGCGGTTGGTCCTGGGAGCAGCAGCAGAAGGAGCCAGTGGAGAGCACTGGAAGGAGATTTGTGACTATCCCAGGAGACAAATTGCCAAGTGGCATGTGCTCTGTGATGGTTAG